One genomic window of Candidatus Poribacteria bacterium includes the following:
- a CDS encoding response regulator, whose translation MRVLVVEDEKDIQFLLKMALEANGRHEVSVADNGLRGIELASQEQPDVILLDVMMPLLDGFETIRRLRADDTTRQIPVIFLTAKAQSKEIEQGLALGAIGYLTKPFYAMTLNEEIEALLSRAE comes from the coding sequence ATGAGAGTACTTGTGGTCGAGGACGAAAAAGACATCCAGTTCCTGCTGAAGATGGCGCTGGAAGCCAACGGCCGGCACGAGGTCAGCGTTGCCGATAACGGGCTGCGCGGCATTGAGCTGGCTTCGCAGGAGCAACCGGACGTTATCCTCCTCGACGTGATGATGCCTCTGCTCGACGGTTTCGAGACCATCCGACGACTCAGGGCGGACGACACGACTCGGCAGATCCCCGTCATCTTTCTGACGGCAAAAGCCCAGAGCAAGGAGATCGAGCAGGGCTTGGCGCTCGGCGCCATCGGATACCTGACGAAGCCGTTCTACGCGATGACACTCAACGAAGAAATAGAGGCGCTCTTGTCGCGAGCGGAATGA